The DNA region TTGCTTGGGCTCGTTCTTACTGTGAGGCCCAACTTCTATGCGAAACCACTGTTCCAGCTTAGCACACTAGGTCCAGCCCAAATATGGGTGGATACGATGTATGAGGaggcaaaacaaaaaaactcacataaaatataatctgtatttataattttattttaaaaaaattgtcatttctCTAGtaaggataattttaaaatagtgagattctctttttttaattttaagattaatattcttattttattaatcaattttctttaaGTTATGCAAATTGGCTAAAAATACTTACAAGGgagcataataaataatttaaagacgCAATTTACTATTACAAGGAAATAAATGTAATCATGAACTATTGTTTAGTCAAACCAGTGAGGGTAGGATTATAATCAGATgttctgatttttttaaagatatatttCTCGAAAAAAaattgctagtaatttacagtGACAGAAGGATATTGTTTGTGTTGTGAGGTGTTTCACGCTGAACCGACATGAGCCCGTTAGCTTAACGTCAAAATAATGGTCATCATCTTATCCAAGTAAACTATGTACGTGATGAAATCATGAAAAATTTTCTAATATGTAGGTTTGGGGCTGAGTTGCCTATACAGTTTTGATGTCAGGTCTTGCGACTCCCATTGGCGGTTAGTATCATGAAAAAACTGACAGTTGCTTCAATAAATGAATACAGCTAGCCTCGCTGGTGGAACCAAGAACAAGAAGATGGAAGATCACAAAAACCGTCTTTCTTTTAATCCAATTGTGCATAGCCAAGAGTGTCCGGTCTTTTGTCTCGACTGTATCTACACGACTGCATGTGTGCCAAGGGTAAAATATGGCCAAGTTGCACTTCGAGATAATAcgattcataatttattttttctttagagGTGACATTGCATAGAATAATTCAAAAAGAGCAAGGTCGGAGCCAACCAATtgaattgaagaagaaaaggacccACCAATCAACGTTTTTGTCGTTTTCCATTGATGCTCCGGCACCACAGTAAATGCTCCCTCTGTCTCAATACTCATCGCTACAACATGCAATAAAAAATTCCGTCCCATAAGATCCTCTAACCCATCGTTTCGTCCTCCTACTTaccctttttctcttcttcgcGATACCATTCCCACCCTCTTAAGCCAAACTTTTCCTCTCCTCTTTTCTTCATTCATATTCTTCGCTACGTTATCGAAAACAGAATTAATCATGCGGATCCAGTGGTGGCTAAACACATGCTCCTCGGCCAACTGCGCCACCGCCACCCACCATTCAACAATCTCACTCCCCAAACAAAAAGAACATGCATGTGATGATTCCATCAGCTACTCCTCCATTTCCGAAGCACCTGCATCTTCCACAACCTCCAACAACAGCACTTCCTCTCTCGAAAGCAACCTCTCCATACAAACCCTCCCATCCGTTCCATCTCTCCAAAGCCTCTCTCCACAAAACTTCACCTTCTCCGTCTCCCACCATTGCGTCACCACCCTCGAGCCACACCTTTCTCGCCCCGTCACCTCCCTCGCTGTCAACAACAACCTCCTCTACGCCGCAACCGACCACGAAATCAACGTCTACGACCGCCACACCTGCACCACCATCCACGCCTTCAACACCCAGCCCACCTCCACCTCCAACTCCACCAAAACCATCGCCTTCTCCAACAACAACACCGTCATCACCACCCACCAAGACTGCAAGATCCGCGTGTGGCAAAACCACAAGAATATTCACCACCGCATGTTAGCCACTCTCCCCACCGTCAACGACCGTCTCCACCGTTTCCTCCTCCCGAAGAACTACGTCGCAATCCGTCGTCACGAGAAACGGCTCTGGATTGAGCATGCGGACGCCGTTACGGGACTCGCCGTTAGTAACGGTGCTATATACTCCGTTTCGTGGGACAGGACTCTCAAGATATGGCGGTTATCTGATTTTCGCTGCGTGGAGTCGTTGAAGGCGCACGAGGACGCGGTCAACGCGGTGGCAGTGTCCAACGATGGGACCGTCTACACAGGATCCGCGGACAAGCGCATACGCGTGTGGGCGAGGCCCGCGGGAGAGAAGCGGCACGTGCTGGTTGCCACGTTGGAGAAGCACAAGTCCGCGGTGAATGCTTTGGCGTTAAACGACGACGCTTCGGTGCTGTTTTCGGGTGCGTGTGACCGTTCAATATTGGTGTGGGAGAGGGAGGACAGTGCGAACCATATGGTGGTGAGTGGAGCTCTGAGGGGGCACCAGAAGGCGATACTGTGTTTGGTCAACGTCTCTGATTTGCTTTTCAGTGGATCCGCTGATCGTACGGTTAGGATTTGGAAGCGCGCTTATGATGGACGGTATGGATGCCTTGCTGTCCTCGACGGTCACCGGAAACCGGTTAAATCCTTGGCGGCGATTCCGGAGGAGTATGATCAAACTTCACCTAAATGTAGCGTCTCGGTTTTCAGTGGCTCTCTTGATGGAGAGATCAAGGTTTGGCAGGTTTCTATCACGAGTCAGTAAAGAATCGTGATCGAGAATTTAATTCCTAGAAAATTGATGGTAAACTAAAAGGGAAAAAGTAGAATGAAAATATGTACTATACAAAGATGATATTTTTGTCATGATTTTCGTGTGGCACTATGCCAGCTATAAAAACACAATCCAATTTTcttataatactttttttttgtctttcaattattttttttatttctttttattgcaAATTTCATTGTATAATGACAAGATTTCTCCATTTGAAAATTTTCGAAGCGATGTTTAAAGTATTAATTATAccttacttctttttttaacaaaaaaaaacttatttattcaaGTGTAAAATATGATCGAGAATTGAATTCGTAGAAGAAAAAATTGTTGACGTTAAAAATGGTGTCTCAGTTAAGTATTTGAGCTAAAAAAGCATTTAAATTTGTGGAAAGACTTTATCTTGCTTCATTCTGCCAATCTCTTGATATTAAATTCTTAGAAAATTAACTatagataaaaagagaaaacaatggAAAAAAAGTATGGTGCTGAGTGTGGGAATATGTATACGAGAATGACatttttgtcattatttttGTGACCTCGATGGAGCTAAACAAAcaagcttcaatttttttagtcgtattatttttttaaaagaaaataatacattcattaataatgtaaaagaaTTCCATAAAACACAATTTGACATGTATCgaaaatttgttgattttaaaaaagattaaaagtcATGGGTCCGAAGAAAACAATTCATAGATAACCTCTTGGTATATATAtcgaaagaaaaaagataaacaaataataagGATAAATGATACGATAAgaagatagagaaaaaaaaaagtgtttatgaAATGTTTGAAAGACATGGATGCTCAGGTAGGAAAATGTTTGGTATATATCATATGTTATactattaaagagaaaaaaaaaatatatatatatatatatagataatggAATACATGatatttgagagagaaaaaaaaatgaaagaaattgatAAATGTGTCATTACTACTTCAAATATCATCAcacaatatttaatatttaattgttttacaCAAAAGTAAAGATCCTTTGCACCATTATTATATGGGAATTAaactttttcttatcttttcattggttttttttaaGTATCTCTCCACTAGTTTTCATCTCTCTTTgttgtataaatataatttctctgttttttgttaaaaataattgtagCAACCAAGTGGGATCAATTAtacattacttatattttaaaacttatttgatGCCAACAATGTAGACTAAGAAGGAATGTTTTTAAAgagtattattatttaaattattttcacaataatttagTCATTGTCCATTTCTCtttgtgtatatattttttatttactatgaCTTTGTGGGAGAGATCTCTTCAACAAAATCTTAGACTAGTATTTTGTGACAATATTTaggtataatattttattttgtgttattttttatttaaaattaaaagttcatGTGGAATAAAGgtttatattaaatgataagTCATATTGATTTTCAatgtgaatttttaatttaaatttttatataaagtaaTATCAAGAGATACTCATGAGTTTTTAGATAACTATTAAAACTTAGAAAATCATTTGAcagattaaaataatattttattttatgttattttctatttaaaaataaaagttcaagtggaattaggggtgggaataggccaggcTAGGTCAGGCTTTAAAAGGTctgagcctagcctacgatTAATTTTTGAGACCTGAGCCTGACCTATAAcctatcaaagacttttattttgactCGGCCTGGCCTTTTTGAAAGTCTAGCCTGGCCTGGTAGCCTATTTAAAAGTCTATTTAAAAATCTTCttcacattaaatctttaatattcctagttgtttttaccaaaaaaaaaataacacaccttctataataggctaaacaagatcttaatatataatttgacttaatttttaatctaacgttaatttagttagtagtcttaaaaatatattaataatataaacagaaatcaccaaatgatataaaataatctaaaacaaaagaaaacctcATGAGGTAGTATCATCCAAGTCTATCAAatcaacatattaattattacaacaaaaaaataaagcctACATCATTAGCTCCTCCATATTTACCATGAGGtaggatatgatttttatttgctcTAGAATATAGTAacgtaataaaagaaaaaggaaacctaaTAGGAATAGAGAAAGGAATTATTAAcagaaataataaaactaataaaaataatgagaaatataaagaaactcacaccttgtaattaaaattttacttaattataggaatggaatctgctagttttttttaaaaataatattaattgtacccaaaaaataatatatatatatatatatatatatatatatatatatatatatataggtcggCCTATCAAGCTTATAAGATTTCTTTAATAAGcctcatatttaatttaataggcttttaaaaaagcctGAGTCTAGCCTTTTAATTGAATAGGTCAGGCCAGGCTTTATGTAGGCCAAGTCATAGGCCCTTGTAGGCCGGCCTAGCCTATTCTCACCTCTAAGTGGAATGAAGGTCTATATTAAATGATAACCCATATTGATTTTCAatgtgaatttttaatttaattttttttataaaataatatcagaAGATACTCATGAGTTTCTAGATGGCTATTAAAACTTTAGGGAATATGACTGTTTTGCGAAATTTATTATTAgagttatttttcataaatttcacCCGCCAAAC from Glycine soja cultivar W05 chromosome 8, ASM419377v2, whole genome shotgun sequence includes:
- the LOC114423105 gene encoding protein JINGUBANG, with amino-acid sequence MRIQWWLNTCSSANCATATHHSTISLPKQKEHACDDSISYSSISEAPASSTTSNNSTSSLESNLSIQTLPSVPSLQSLSPQNFTFSVSHHCVTTLEPHLSRPVTSLAVNNNLLYAATDHEINVYDRHTCTTIHAFNTQPTSTSNSTKTIAFSNNNTVITTHQDCKIRVWQNHKNIHHRMLATLPTVNDRLHRFLLPKNYVAIRRHEKRLWIEHADAVTGLAVSNGAIYSVSWDRTLKIWRLSDFRCVESLKAHEDAVNAVAVSNDGTVYTGSADKRIRVWARPAGEKRHVLVATLEKHKSAVNALALNDDASVLFSGACDRSILVWEREDSANHMVVSGALRGHQKAILCLVNVSDLLFSGSADRTVRIWKRAYDGRYGCLAVLDGHRKPVKSLAAIPEEYDQTSPKCSVSVFSGSLDGEIKVWQVSITSQ